The Desulfovulcanus ferrireducens genome includes a window with the following:
- the fliW gene encoding flagellar assembly protein FliW codes for MEKREIKSRIGQFVIEEEKILRFPRGLIGFESAREFTLLQVKPNSPFLLLQNIENPKLGLIVADPYTFLANYSVVIGKSEEKILRLQSVYDLTVLVTVTIPPGEPEKTTLNLAGPILINTKARLGLQVPQVELTGASRVVLADLQKANSEKQLVGRSGG; via the coding sequence ATGGAAAAGAGAGAAATAAAATCACGCATAGGACAGTTTGTTATAGAAGAAGAAAAAATCCTTCGTTTCCCGCGGGGGTTAATAGGGTTTGAAAGTGCGCGGGAGTTTACCCTGCTTCAGGTCAAACCAAATTCTCCTTTTCTTCTGTTACAAAACATTGAGAACCCAAAACTGGGTTTGATTGTGGCTGATCCCTATACTTTTTTGGCCAACTACTCCGTAGTGATTGGAAAAAGTGAAGAAAAGATTTTGCGTCTGCAAAGCGTATATGACTTGACTGTTCTGGTTACAGTAACCATCCCTCCTGGAGAGCCAGAAAAGACAACTTTAAACTTGGCGGGACCAATTTTGATTAATACCAAGGCTCGGTTGGGGCTGCAAGTACCTCAGGTGGAACTGACCGGAGCTTCTAGGGTTGTCCTGGCTGATTTGCAGAAAGCAAATAGTGAGAAGCAACTAGTAGGCAGGTCGGGAGGTTGA